In Paralcaligenes sp. KSB-10, the following are encoded in one genomic region:
- a CDS encoding acyl-CoA dehydrogenase family protein gives MNDTSWLEWPFFDERHQELARQLEAWCNSTLAHVDHSDTDAACRRLVGELGAAGWLRVGVPQGPDGSWGGRWPAIDSRALCIVRETLARHDGLADFAFAMQGLGSGAISIAGSDALRLAYLPRVAGGQAIAAFALSEPEAGSDVAAMACEARLDGDAYVLNGQKTWISNGGIADFYCVFARTGEAPGARGITAFVVDADAPGLTVSERIEVIAPHPLATLRFDECRVPVSHRLGDPGQGFKIAMMTLDIFRASVAAAALGFARRALQEALARARSRPMFGQMLGDLQLTQAALGDMATEIDAAALLTYRAAWMRDVKGVRTTREAAMAKMAATESAQRVIDRALQMFGGAGVVSGMPVEKLYREIRALRIYEGATEVQKLIIARELLKDG, from the coding sequence ATGAACGACACCAGTTGGCTGGAATGGCCTTTTTTCGATGAACGGCATCAGGAGCTGGCCCGGCAGCTTGAAGCCTGGTGCAACAGCACCCTGGCGCATGTGGACCATAGCGATACCGATGCGGCATGTCGCCGCCTGGTGGGCGAGCTGGGTGCCGCGGGATGGTTGCGCGTAGGCGTTCCGCAGGGGCCCGACGGCAGTTGGGGGGGGCGCTGGCCGGCGATCGATTCGCGCGCCTTGTGCATCGTGCGCGAAACCCTGGCGCGCCACGATGGGCTGGCCGACTTTGCCTTTGCCATGCAAGGACTGGGCAGCGGCGCTATTTCCATAGCGGGCAGCGATGCACTGCGATTGGCCTATTTGCCCAGAGTGGCCGGCGGTCAGGCGATAGCGGCTTTTGCCCTGTCCGAACCGGAAGCCGGCTCCGATGTGGCGGCCATGGCGTGCGAGGCGCGGCTGGACGGCGATGCCTACGTCCTGAACGGACAGAAAACCTGGATTTCGAACGGCGGAATTGCCGATTTCTATTGTGTTTTCGCTCGCACCGGCGAAGCCCCCGGCGCGCGTGGTATTACCGCGTTTGTGGTCGATGCGGACGCGCCGGGCCTGACTGTCTCGGAGCGTATCGAAGTCATTGCCCCTCACCCCTTGGCAACGCTGCGGTTCGACGAGTGCCGGGTTCCCGTTTCGCATCGGCTGGGCGATCCCGGGCAGGGTTTCAAGATTGCGATGATGACTCTGGACATCTTTCGCGCCTCGGTGGCCGCGGCCGCTCTGGGCTTTGCGCGCCGGGCCTTGCAAGAGGCGCTGGCGCGCGCCAGGTCGCGCCCCATGTTCGGCCAGATGCTGGGTGACTTGCAATTGACCCAGGCGGCACTGGGCGATATGGCCACGGAAATCGATGCCGCCGCCTTGCTGACGTACCGGGCCGCCTGGATGCGCGACGTCAAGGGAGTCCGCACCACCCGCGAGGCGGCCATGGCAAAGATGGCGGCGACCGAGTCGGCCCAACGCGTCATCGACCGGGCCTTGCAGATGTTTGGCGGAGCCGGTGTGGTGAGCGGCATGCCGGTTGAAAAACTGTACCGCGAAATTCGCGCCTTGCGCATCTACGAGGGCGCGACTGAAGTGCAAAAACTGATTATTGCGCGCGAGCTGCTCAAAGACGGCTAG
- the argJ gene encoding bifunctional glutamate N-acetyltransferase/amino-acid acetyltransferase ArgJ, with amino-acid sequence MAVNLYIPPESDIFPVAGIEIGIAEAGIRKANRRDLTLFRLAPGTSVAGVFTQNRFRAAPVQVCESHLAAAKGIGALVINTGNANAGTGQSGLQAARQTCAALAGLLHIQPEQILPFSTGVILEPLPVDRLTAALPQAIASLSSGNWYAAAHSIMTTDTQPKIVSRRLNIGGKTITITGISKGAGMIRPNMATMLGYLATDAGIAPALLKTAAAAIANRSFNRITVDGDTSTNDSFIIMASGQAGLQIESDSDPLYPAIYEALAEAAAELAQKIVRDAEGATKFMTIRVEQAGTSEEALKVAYSVAQSPLVKTAFYASDPNLGRILAAIGYAGIADLDVNKINLWLGDVLVASQGGRHPDYQEADGQRIMKEPEILVRIALGRGNVSDTVYTCDFSHEYVSINADYRS; translated from the coding sequence ATGGCCGTCAACCTGTACATCCCGCCCGAATCCGACATCTTCCCCGTTGCGGGAATTGAAATCGGCATAGCCGAAGCCGGCATACGCAAGGCGAATCGACGCGACCTGACCCTGTTCCGCCTGGCGCCGGGCACGTCCGTTGCCGGTGTTTTCACTCAAAACCGCTTTCGCGCCGCCCCCGTACAAGTCTGCGAAAGCCACCTTGCCGCCGCCAAAGGCATAGGCGCGCTGGTCATCAATACCGGCAACGCCAACGCCGGCACGGGCCAGAGCGGCCTTCAGGCCGCCCGCCAGACCTGCGCCGCGCTCGCCGGGCTGCTGCACATCCAGCCCGAACAAATCCTGCCCTTTTCAACCGGCGTGATTCTCGAGCCGCTGCCCGTCGACCGCCTGACCGCGGCCCTGCCGCAGGCCATCGCCAGCCTGAGCTCGGGCAACTGGTACGCAGCCGCGCACAGCATCATGACGACCGACACACAGCCAAAAATCGTTTCCCGCCGCCTGAATATCGGCGGCAAAACCATTACGATCACGGGAATCAGCAAGGGCGCCGGCATGATCCGCCCCAATATGGCCACCATGCTGGGCTACCTGGCAACCGATGCCGGCATAGCCCCGGCGCTGCTCAAAACCGCCGCCGCCGCCATTGCCAACCGCTCCTTCAACCGCATCACCGTCGACGGCGACACCTCGACCAACGACTCCTTCATTATCATGGCAAGCGGACAGGCGGGCCTGCAGATCGAGTCGGACTCCGACCCTCTCTACCCAGCCATTTACGAAGCCCTGGCGGAAGCCGCCGCCGAACTGGCGCAGAAAATCGTGCGCGACGCCGAGGGAGCCACCAAATTCATGACCATCCGGGTCGAACAAGCAGGGACCAGCGAGGAAGCGCTGAAAGTGGCCTATTCCGTGGCCCAGTCGCCGCTGGTCAAAACCGCGTTCTATGCATCCGACCCCAATCTCGGGCGGATCCTCGCGGCCATCGGCTACGCCGGCATCGCCGACCTGGACGTGAACAAGATCAATCTCTGGCTGGGCGACGTACTGGTGGCCAGCCAGGGGGGGCGCCACCCCGACTACCAGGAGGCCGACGGACAACGCATCATGAAAGAGCCGGAAATCCTGGTGCGCATCGCGCTGGGCCGGGGTAATGTGTCCGACACGGTGTACACCTGCGACTTTTCGCACGAGTATGTAAGCATCAACGCAGACTACAGATCCTAG
- the rplU gene encoding 50S ribosomal protein L21, whose product MYAVIKTGGKQYRVAAGQKLKIEQIPADIGQEITLDQVLSVGEGDQLKIGTPLVSGAVVTATVLAQGRHDKVKIFKMRRRKHYQKRQGHRQNYTELRIDAVTA is encoded by the coding sequence ATGTACGCGGTCATAAAAACCGGCGGCAAACAGTATCGTGTTGCTGCAGGTCAAAAACTCAAGATAGAACAGATACCGGCAGACATTGGGCAAGAAATTACGCTAGACCAGGTATTATCGGTTGGCGAAGGCGATCAATTGAAAATTGGTACGCCTTTGGTTTCCGGGGCCGTGGTCACAGCAACCGTTCTTGCGCAAGGCCGCCACGACAAGGTCAAGATCTTCAAGATGCGCCGTCGCAAGCACTATCAGAAGCGTCAAGGTCATCGTCAGAACTACACCGAACTTCGCATCGACGCCGTTACGGCCTGA
- a CDS encoding enoyl-CoA hydratase family protein — translation MEQAVHTMTHHKRPYAGYRAKNFLWEASADGKVATITLNRPERKNPLTFDSYAELRDLFRGLVYAGDIKTIVIAGAGGNFCSGGDVHEIIGPLTTMTMPELLDFTRMTGDLVKAMRGCPQPIVAAVDGICAGAGAMVALASDMRIGTPQARTAFLFTRVGLAGADMGACSLLPRMIGQGRASELLYTGRAMTADEGLSWGFFNSLQASGAVLGTAQALARQLADGPTFAHGVTKKLLHQEWAMGVDEAIEAEAEAQAICMQTRDFRRAYDAFVAKQKPVFEGD, via the coding sequence ATGGAACAGGCAGTACATACAATGACCCACCACAAACGCCCTTATGCCGGCTATCGGGCAAAGAACTTCCTGTGGGAGGCGTCCGCCGACGGCAAGGTGGCAACCATTACCCTGAATCGTCCGGAGCGCAAGAATCCCCTGACGTTCGATTCCTATGCCGAGTTGCGCGATTTGTTTCGCGGCCTGGTTTATGCCGGCGATATCAAAACCATCGTTATCGCCGGGGCGGGTGGAAATTTCTGCTCGGGCGGGGATGTGCATGAAATCATAGGGCCCCTGACCACCATGACCATGCCCGAGTTGCTCGATTTCACGCGCATGACAGGCGATCTGGTCAAGGCAATGCGCGGCTGCCCCCAGCCCATCGTGGCCGCCGTCGATGGCATTTGCGCCGGCGCCGGCGCCATGGTGGCCCTGGCTTCCGATATGCGCATCGGTACGCCGCAGGCACGCACGGCGTTCCTGTTCACGCGCGTCGGCCTGGCGGGTGCGGACATGGGGGCGTGCTCCCTGTTGCCGCGCATGATAGGCCAGGGCCGGGCATCGGAATTGTTGTATACCGGCCGGGCGATGACGGCAGATGAAGGTTTGAGCTGGGGGTTTTTCAATAGCCTGCAGGCCTCCGGCGCGGTGCTCGGCACCGCCCAGGCGCTGGCGCGTCAGTTGGCCGACGGCCCCACGTTCGCGCATGGCGTCACCAAGAAATTGCTGCATCAGGAATGGGCGATGGGCGTCGACGAGGCCATCGAGGCCGAGGCCGAGGCCCAGGCCATTTGTATGCAGACCCGTGATTTTCGCCGTGCCTACGATGCTTTCGTCGCCAAGCAAAAACCTGTGTTCGAAGGTGATTGA
- a CDS encoding bifunctional salicylyl-CoA 5-hydroxylase/oxidoreductase — protein sequence MKIVCIGGGPAGLYFGLLMKLSDSTHEVTVVERNRPYDTFGWGVVFSDATLENLKEADPVSARQISAAFNHWDDIEIHYKDRSIRSGGHGFIGIGRKKLLNILQARCEELDVKLVFETDVSDDQALAEKYQADLVVASDGLNSRVRTRYADTFQPDIDTRQCRFVWLGTKKTFDAFTFAFVQTEHGWFQAHAYQFEAGMSTFIVETLDETWKASGLEAMSQEEGIAYCEKLFAPWLDGNALVSNATHLRGSAIWIRFPRVICNTWVHEQALSDGRRVPIVLMGDAAHTAHFSIGSGTKLALEDAIELNRSILEHNNDLEQGLRHYQDVRSIEVLKIQNAARNSTEWFENVRRYANFEPEQFAYSLLTRSQRISHENLRLRDTAWIESYERWMAGKAGAAPQGEQSIPPMHMPYTARGMTLKNRVVVSPMAMYSSVDGVPGDFHLVHLGARAMGGAGMVMVEMTCVSPEARITPGCPGLWNDGQMHAFRRITDFVHQNTSAKIGMQLGHAGRKGSTRVSWEGTDMPLPSGNWPLVSASPIPYIDGVSQVPQEMTRRQMDTVRDEFVAAARRAQQAGFDWLELHCAHGYLLSSFISPLTNQRGDEYGGTLENRLRYPLEVFRAVRDVWPQHLPMSVRISAHDWVEGGITADDAIDIARQFKAAGADMVDCSSGQVSKEEKPVYGRMYQTPFSDRVRNEAGVPTIAVGAIFEADHVNSIIASGRADLCALARPHLADAAWTLRESARIGFVDVAWPKQYFPAKRQLETNFERAAAYAQPVGK from the coding sequence TTGAAAATCGTATGCATAGGCGGAGGCCCGGCAGGCCTGTATTTTGGCTTGCTCATGAAGCTCAGCGATTCCACGCATGAAGTGACGGTGGTCGAACGCAATCGTCCGTACGATACGTTTGGCTGGGGCGTGGTGTTTTCCGACGCCACGCTCGAAAACCTGAAAGAAGCCGATCCCGTTTCCGCCAGGCAGATCAGCGCCGCTTTCAATCATTGGGACGACATCGAGATCCATTACAAGGACCGCAGCATACGTAGCGGCGGCCATGGCTTTATCGGAATAGGGCGCAAGAAGCTGCTCAATATTTTGCAGGCCCGCTGCGAAGAGCTCGATGTCAAGCTGGTATTCGAAACCGATGTGTCCGATGACCAGGCCCTGGCCGAAAAATATCAAGCCGATCTGGTAGTGGCTTCCGACGGCTTGAACAGCCGCGTGCGCACTCGCTATGCCGATACGTTTCAGCCGGATATCGATACCCGCCAGTGCCGTTTCGTATGGCTGGGAACCAAGAAAACCTTCGACGCGTTCACCTTTGCCTTTGTGCAGACCGAGCACGGCTGGTTTCAGGCCCATGCCTATCAGTTCGAGGCGGGGATGTCGACATTCATCGTGGAAACCCTGGACGAAACCTGGAAAGCGTCCGGCCTCGAGGCCATGAGCCAGGAAGAGGGTATTGCCTATTGCGAAAAACTGTTCGCCCCGTGGCTTGACGGCAATGCCCTGGTTTCCAATGCGACGCACCTGCGCGGGTCGGCGATCTGGATCCGCTTTCCGCGGGTAATCTGCAACACCTGGGTGCACGAGCAGGCCTTGTCCGATGGCCGGCGCGTGCCTATTGTTCTGATGGGCGATGCCGCGCATACCGCGCATTTTTCGATAGGCTCGGGAACGAAACTGGCGCTGGAAGACGCCATCGAATTGAATCGTTCCATTCTCGAACACAATAACGATCTGGAACAAGGCTTGCGCCATTATCAGGACGTACGCAGTATCGAGGTCCTGAAAATCCAGAACGCGGCGCGCAATTCCACCGAATGGTTCGAAAATGTGCGGCGCTATGCCAATTTCGAGCCCGAGCAGTTCGCCTATTCCTTGCTGACGCGGTCGCAACGGATTTCGCACGAAAACCTGCGATTGCGCGATACCGCGTGGATCGAAAGCTACGAACGCTGGATGGCGGGCAAGGCCGGCGCCGCGCCGCAGGGCGAGCAGTCGATCCCACCCATGCATATGCCTTATACGGCACGCGGCATGACCTTGAAGAATCGCGTCGTTGTGTCGCCCATGGCCATGTATTCGAGCGTTGACGGCGTTCCGGGCGATTTTCATCTGGTGCACCTGGGCGCGCGCGCCATGGGCGGGGCCGGGATGGTCATGGTCGAAATGACATGTGTGTCTCCGGAAGCGCGCATCACCCCAGGGTGCCCGGGGCTTTGGAACGATGGCCAAATGCATGCCTTCAGGCGCATTACCGATTTCGTGCACCAGAACACCAGTGCCAAGATCGGCATGCAACTGGGCCACGCGGGGCGCAAAGGGTCGACGCGGGTCAGTTGGGAAGGTACCGACATGCCTTTGCCCTCCGGCAATTGGCCTCTGGTGTCGGCTTCGCCCATTCCCTATATCGACGGCGTGTCACAGGTGCCGCAAGAAATGACGCGCCGGCAAATGGATACGGTGCGCGACGAATTCGTCGCGGCCGCCCGCCGTGCGCAGCAGGCCGGTTTCGATTGGCTGGAGCTGCATTGCGCGCACGGTTATCTGCTGTCCAGCTTTATTTCGCCGCTGACGAATCAGCGCGGCGATGAATACGGCGGCACTCTCGAAAATCGCCTGCGCTACCCGCTGGAAGTATTCCGGGCGGTGCGGGACGTTTGGCCGCAGCACCTGCCCATGTCGGTGCGCATATCGGCGCACGATTGGGTCGAGGGCGGTATTACGGCCGACGATGCGATCGACATCGCGCGCCAGTTCAAGGCGGCGGGCGCCGACATGGTGGACTGTTCGTCCGGGCAGGTCAGCAAGGAGGAAAAGCCGGTTTACGGGCGCATGTATCAAACTCCGTTCTCCGACCGGGTGCGCAACGAGGCCGGCGTGCCGACGATTGCCGTGGGGGCGATTTTCGAAGCCGATCACGTCAACAGCATCATTGCATCGGGCCGCGCGGATTTATGCGCCCTGGCCCGTCCGCATCTGGCCGACGCGGCCTGGACCTTGCGTGAGTCGGCGCGCATAGGCTTTGTCGATGTGGCCTGGCCCAAACAATATTTCCCGGCCAAGCGCCAGCTTGAAACCAATTTTGAACGGGCGGCCGCTTATGCGCAGCCGGTGGGAAAATGA
- a CDS encoding MarR family winged helix-turn-helix transcriptional regulator codes for MGNTHETDLELIPDLESRTIPEDHHDLRLWLRLLTCCNLIESEIRTRLRIEFETTLPRFDLMAQLLRAPSGMKMSELSRHMMVTNGNITGITDQLEKEGLVERIKVATDRRSSLIKLTVKGKRTFKKMAQSHEQWIQDLLGGLSEKSGKALFEALGELKLLTQPRRSSRP; via the coding sequence ATGGGCAACACTCACGAAACCGACCTGGAACTCATACCCGACCTGGAAAGCCGCACTATTCCCGAAGATCATCACGACTTGCGGCTATGGCTGCGCCTGCTGACCTGCTGCAACCTGATCGAAAGCGAAATTCGCACCCGCCTGCGCATCGAATTCGAAACCACCCTGCCGCGCTTCGATCTGATGGCACAACTGCTGCGCGCACCATCGGGCATGAAAATGAGCGAACTTTCCAGGCATATGATGGTGACCAACGGCAACATCACCGGCATTACCGACCAGCTTGAAAAAGAAGGTTTGGTCGAGCGCATCAAGGTCGCCACCGATCGCCGCAGCTCTCTCATCAAACTGACGGTCAAAGGCAAGCGGACATTCAAGAAAATGGCCCAGTCGCACGAGCAATGGATCCAGGACCTGTTGGGCGGCCTGTCGGAAAAGAGCGGCAAAGCCCTGTTCGAAGCCCTGGGCGAGCTCAAGTTGCTGACCCAGCCGCGACGCTCCAGCCGCCCTTGA
- a CDS encoding SDR family NAD(P)-dependent oxidoreductase, with protein sequence MSLNHSLDKRHALVTGASRGIGYAVARQLLEQGACVTLMGRGEAALKQAAASLAVHGEVNFASGDIARQSDVHQAFAAAKARFGPIDILVNNAGQAVSQRFDRLDEAAWQQMLAVNLTGTFHCMQAALPDMLERQWGRIVNVASTAGLVGYAYVSAYCAAKHGVIGLTRALALETARKGVTVNAVCPGYTETDIVREAVANITEKTGMNAEQARGKLAERNPQGRLVQPDEVAEAVLWLCQPGSAAVNGQSIPIDGGEVMAG encoded by the coding sequence ATGAGCCTTAACCATTCGCTCGACAAGCGCCATGCGCTGGTAACCGGCGCTTCGCGCGGCATAGGCTATGCCGTGGCGCGGCAATTGCTGGAGCAGGGAGCATGCGTCACGCTCATGGGGCGAGGCGAAGCTGCGCTCAAACAGGCGGCCGCCAGCCTTGCCGTTCATGGCGAAGTGAATTTTGCCAGCGGCGATATTGCCCGGCAGTCCGATGTGCATCAGGCCTTTGCCGCGGCCAAGGCACGTTTCGGCCCGATCGATATTCTGGTGAATAACGCGGGGCAGGCCGTCAGCCAGCGCTTCGATCGCCTGGATGAGGCGGCATGGCAGCAAATGCTGGCCGTGAACCTGACCGGCACTTTCCACTGCATGCAGGCAGCCCTGCCGGATATGCTGGAACGGCAATGGGGGCGCATTGTGAATGTGGCCAGCACCGCCGGCCTGGTCGGTTACGCCTATGTAAGCGCCTATTGCGCCGCCAAGCACGGCGTCATCGGGCTGACTCGCGCGCTGGCGCTCGAAACCGCAAGAAAGGGCGTGACAGTCAATGCGGTGTGCCCGGGCTACACCGAAACCGATATTGTGCGGGAAGCGGTTGCGAATATCACTGAAAAAACCGGCATGAATGCCGAGCAGGCCCGGGGGAAGCTGGCGGAGCGCAATCCCCAGGGCAGGCTCGTGCAACCGGACGAGGTCGCCGAAGCGGTGCTGTGGCTGTGCCAGCCCGGCTCGGCGGCCGTCAATGGACAATCCATCCCCATCGACGGGGGAGAGGTGATGGCGGGTTAG
- a CDS encoding M14 family metallopeptidase has product MLEKFFAASYAEAKAIFMATAEEKEFDLQTFINPVGLGIDGEVLSIDVAYSGPADAPAMLVLTSGTHGAEGYCGSGCQVALMNDAALLRKAREAGIGVLLVHALNPYGFSYGHRTNEENIDLNRNFCDFTAALPENPHYDALHPYLIPASWPPGEDNARAIQEFILTRGEQAYRDGMMQGQYTHADGLFYGGRAASWSNRSLREIFRQYGRPRNRIAWIDYHTGLGPYGHAEKIFVQADGPDYQRAREWWGRDVVAIFDSDSSTVDVRGTLVQAMLEECAAVPELTFLALEYGTAPLDEVFTALRADRWLANRPDVDPTRRHALKAAHRAAFYPENDDWKGAVIGQSRATLLQTIYGLSA; this is encoded by the coding sequence ATGCTTGAAAAATTCTTTGCCGCGTCCTATGCCGAGGCCAAAGCCATTTTCATGGCCACGGCAGAGGAAAAGGAGTTCGATCTGCAGACTTTCATCAATCCGGTCGGCCTGGGTATCGACGGTGAGGTCCTGTCGATCGATGTTGCGTATTCGGGGCCGGCCGACGCGCCGGCCATGCTGGTGCTGACTTCGGGCACTCATGGCGCCGAAGGGTATTGCGGTTCGGGCTGCCAGGTCGCGCTGATGAACGACGCCGCCCTGTTGCGTAAGGCGCGTGAGGCCGGAATCGGCGTGCTGCTGGTGCATGCCCTGAATCCTTACGGCTTTTCATACGGGCATCGTACCAACGAAGAAAACATTGATTTGAATCGCAATTTCTGCGACTTTACGGCGGCCTTGCCGGAAAATCCCCATTACGATGCCCTGCATCCTTATCTGATCCCCGCAAGCTGGCCTCCAGGTGAAGATAACGCACGGGCCATTCAGGAGTTTATTCTCACCCGGGGCGAGCAGGCCTACCGCGACGGCATGATGCAAGGCCAGTATACGCACGCCGACGGCCTGTTTTACGGCGGCCGCGCGGCCTCGTGGAGCAACCGCAGCTTGCGCGAAATCTTCCGGCAGTATGGGCGGCCGCGCAACCGTATTGCCTGGATCGACTATCACACGGGCCTGGGGCCATACGGCCATGCGGAAAAAATCTTTGTGCAGGCCGATGGCCCCGATTACCAGCGTGCCCGGGAATGGTGGGGTCGCGACGTCGTGGCCATTTTCGATTCCGATTCGAGCACGGTGGATGTCCGGGGAACCCTGGTGCAGGCCATGCTCGAAGAGTGCGCCGCCGTGCCGGAATTGACGTTCCTGGCGCTGGAATACGGTACCGCGCCCCTGGACGAGGTGTTCACGGCTTTGCGCGCAGATCGCTGGTTGGCCAACAGGCCCGATGTGGATCCAACTCGCCGCCACGCACTGAAAGCCGCTCACCGGGCCGCTTTTTACCCTGAGAACGACGACTGGAAAGGGGCTGTCATAGGCCAGTCGCGAGCAACGCTGCTGCAAACTATTTATGGTTTGAGTGCATGA
- the rpmA gene encoding 50S ribosomal protein L27 codes for MAHKKGGGSTHNGRDSESKRLGVKMYGGQLISAGAIIVRQRGTRFHPGTNVGMGKDHTLYSLVEGKVKFAVKGALNKPTVSVVVAE; via the coding sequence ATGGCACATAAAAAAGGCGGCGGCTCTACGCATAACGGTCGCGACTCGGAATCGAAGCGGCTCGGCGTCAAAATGTACGGTGGCCAGCTTATTTCGGCCGGTGCGATCATCGTGCGTCAGCGCGGCACCCGTTTCCACCCCGGCACCAATGTCGGCATGGGCAAAGATCATACTTTGTACTCGCTGGTCGAAGGCAAAGTGAAGTTTGCCGTCAAAGGCGCCCTGAACAAGCCCACGGTATCCGTGGTGGTAGCCGAGTAA